One genomic window of Halorhabdus sp. CBA1104 includes the following:
- the guaB gene encoding IMP dehydrogenase: MANNERQFSAKLDEPEALTFDDVLLRPKESRVEPDDAATETRVSKTVSLNVPVLSAAMDTVTTGDMAIAMARHGGLGVIHRNMDVDRMAAEIERVKQADELIIRDVVTASPDQTVREVDALMDQRGVSGAPVIDDDDEVLGIISATDIRPYLEVGESDAVREAMTGEVITASEDITPRDALELMYDHKIERVPIVDDEERLIGLVTMQGILQRREYDQAARDENGRLLCGVAVGPFEQDRAVAADEAGADVLFIDCAHAHNLDVVESAREIKSQVEADVVVGNIGTREAAEDLVDFADGLKVGIGPGSICTTRIVSGAGMPQLTATAEVADVAADHDVPVIADGGIRYSGDAIKAIAAGADAVMLGSYFAGTDEAPGRVITMNGKKYKQYRGMGSVGAMKSGGGDRYLKDVEEGQDDEEYVPEGVEAATPYKGPVEDELHQLVGGMKSGMGYVGAESIPAFKERAEFVRVSGAGQQENHPHDVVITDEAPNYRPDE; this comes from the coding sequence ATGGCGAACAACGAGCGACAGTTTTCGGCGAAACTGGACGAACCGGAAGCGTTGACTTTCGACGACGTACTTTTGCGACCCAAAGAGAGTCGCGTCGAGCCCGACGACGCGGCGACGGAGACGCGGGTCTCGAAAACCGTCTCACTGAACGTCCCGGTCCTCTCGGCGGCGATGGATACCGTCACCACGGGCGATATGGCGATTGCGATGGCACGCCATGGGGGCCTGGGCGTTATCCACCGGAATATGGATGTCGACCGGATGGCCGCCGAAATCGAGCGTGTCAAGCAGGCTGACGAGCTGATCATCCGGGATGTCGTGACGGCTAGCCCGGACCAGACAGTTCGGGAGGTCGACGCGCTGATGGATCAGAGGGGTGTCAGTGGCGCACCTGTTATCGACGACGACGACGAAGTGCTGGGCATCATTTCGGCGACTGACATCCGACCGTACCTGGAAGTCGGCGAATCGGATGCGGTCCGTGAGGCGATGACCGGCGAGGTTATCACTGCGAGCGAGGACATCACGCCCCGAGATGCCCTCGAACTGATGTACGATCACAAGATCGAGCGCGTGCCGATCGTCGACGACGAGGAGCGCCTCATCGGCCTCGTGACGATGCAGGGGATCCTCCAGCGCCGCGAGTACGATCAGGCTGCCCGGGACGAAAACGGCCGCCTTCTCTGTGGGGTCGCGGTCGGACCCTTCGAACAGGACCGTGCTGTCGCCGCCGACGAGGCCGGCGCGGACGTTCTCTTCATCGACTGTGCCCACGCGCACAACTTGGATGTCGTCGAGAGCGCTCGGGAGATCAAATCCCAGGTCGAAGCCGACGTCGTGGTCGGCAACATCGGGACGCGGGAGGCCGCCGAGGATCTCGTCGACTTCGCCGACGGGCTCAAGGTCGGTATTGGCCCGGGCAGCATCTGTACGACCCGAATCGTCTCGGGTGCAGGGATGCCACAGCTGACGGCGACCGCCGAGGTCGCAGATGTGGCTGCCGATCACGATGTGCCGGTGATCGCCGACGGTGGGATTCGATACTCCGGTGACGCGATCAAGGCCATCGCCGCCGGTGCCGACGCGGTGATGCTCGGGTCCTATTTCGCGGGGACCGACGAGGCACCCGGCCGCGTCATCACGATGAACGGCAAGAAGTACAAACAGTACCGCGGGATGGGCTCTGTCGGTGCGATGAAATCCGGCGGCGGCGACCGCTACCTGAAAGACGTCGAGGAGGGACAAGACGACGAGGAGTACGTCCCGGAAGGCGTCGAGGCCGCGACGCCCTACAAGGGGCCCGTCGAGGACGAACTCCACCAGCTCGTCGGCGGCATGAAGTCAGGGATGGGCTATGTCGGTGCCGAGTCGATCCCGGCGTTCAAAGAGCGAGCCGAGTTCGTCCGGGTCTCCGGGGCGGGTCAACAGGAGAATCACCCCCACGACGTCGTCATTACCGACGAAGCGCCCAATTACCGGCCCGACGAGTAG
- a CDS encoding DUF5795 family protein produces the protein MAENRVVEGRMVTAVSLAEIVEGEDVMDAESIADADRDCPDCGGDVLEVGYMPSVTEFVTGYKCQECAWQATDRD, from the coding sequence ATGGCTGAAAACCGCGTCGTCGAGGGCCGGATGGTTACCGCTGTCAGTCTGGCCGAAATTGTCGAAGGCGAGGACGTCATGGACGCCGAATCGATAGCCGATGCCGACCGAGACTGCCCCGATTGTGGCGGTGACGTCCTGGAAGTCGGATACATGCCCTCAGTCACCGAATTCGTCACTGGGTATAAGTGCCAGGAGTGTGCCTGGCAAGCGACCGACAGAGACTGA
- a CDS encoding beta-glucosidase, giving the protein MTSEQMTTDSGTDVASDRVDGLVNRLTLEEKIDLVHGDVDPDGIATGYVPPNERLDIPSLSLIDGPLGVRAGDGTPATGFPASIALASAWDPALAREMGETMAAEARALDQDVLLAPGFNIVRVPQCGRLFEYYSEDPHLNSRIAVGSVEGIQAGDVAACAKHYVANNQETARMEMNANVGDRALRELYLRAFEAVVEEADVASIMAAYNHVNGTHATENRRLLTDILKDEFGFDGFVVSDWWATTDGPAAARAGLDLDMPGATLPEMAPETNVLYRTIDTLSTFEWLSPDDATELVTSIVGLESSECRVHRSEKFDDDLLQAVEDGRVDESVLDEKVRRILGQMDRFGLLEGEQPDGEIDVPAHHERSRHIAQRGTVLLQNEDDVLPLSTEDLDSMALVGPHADEPKVGGGGSSEVDPSSKIGPLDGIKYRVDGDVDVSFERGGPPVQGGDDRDVTVWNLSAETVADSVFGDDDDPADVSVAPAVEAAEDADVAVVVVQDAATEDFDRPLSLPNNQDELVSAVAEVAEETVVVLRTAGPVEMPWADEVEAIVEAWYPGQEDGRVVASILFGDAEPSGRLPVTFGERPGDYSVNTRRQHPGIDFEAEYSEGVFVGYRHFDNADIEPLFPFGHGLSYTDFEYTDVSVESGDGPTATVEVTVENVGGRDGYEVVQAYLGQDDPSVERPPKELAAFESVELAAGEETTITLSIEERDFAYYDEDGAAWTVDDGEYTVSVGRSSRNIVAIETITVE; this is encoded by the coding sequence ATGACATCCGAACAGATGACGACTGACTCGGGCACTGACGTGGCCAGTGATCGAGTCGACGGTCTGGTGAATCGGCTGACGCTCGAAGAGAAGATCGATCTCGTCCACGGAGACGTGGATCCGGACGGGATCGCGACGGGGTACGTCCCGCCGAACGAACGACTCGACATTCCGTCACTGTCGCTGATCGACGGCCCGCTTGGCGTCCGTGCCGGCGACGGGACGCCGGCGACGGGGTTCCCCGCATCGATCGCGCTGGCGTCGGCCTGGGATCCAGCTCTCGCCCGGGAGATGGGCGAGACGATGGCAGCCGAGGCGCGTGCATTGGATCAGGACGTCCTGTTGGCCCCCGGGTTCAACATCGTGCGGGTGCCCCAGTGTGGTCGACTCTTCGAATACTACTCCGAAGACCCGCACCTGAACAGTCGGATCGCGGTCGGCTCCGTCGAGGGGATCCAGGCGGGCGATGTCGCTGCCTGTGCGAAACACTACGTGGCGAACAACCAGGAGACGGCCCGGATGGAGATGAACGCCAACGTCGGCGACCGGGCGCTCCGGGAGCTGTATCTGCGCGCCTTCGAGGCCGTCGTCGAAGAGGCCGACGTCGCCTCGATCATGGCTGCCTACAATCACGTCAACGGAACACACGCAACCGAGAACCGGCGACTCCTCACTGACATTCTCAAAGACGAGTTCGGGTTCGATGGCTTTGTCGTCTCGGACTGGTGGGCGACCACGGACGGTCCCGCAGCTGCCAGGGCAGGACTCGATCTCGATATGCCGGGCGCGACGCTCCCTGAGATGGCTCCCGAGACGAACGTCCTCTATCGAACGATCGACACCCTCTCGACGTTCGAGTGGTTATCACCGGACGACGCGACGGAACTGGTCACTTCGATCGTCGGCCTGGAATCGAGCGAGTGCCGCGTCCATCGCTCCGAGAAGTTCGACGACGATCTTTTGCAAGCGGTCGAAGACGGTCGAGTCGACGAGTCGGTCCTCGACGAGAAGGTTCGCCGCATCCTCGGGCAGATGGACCGGTTCGGGCTGCTCGAGGGCGAACAGCCCGACGGCGAGATCGACGTCCCGGCCCACCACGAACGATCCCGCCATATCGCCCAGCGCGGGACTGTCCTCCTGCAAAACGAGGACGACGTCTTACCGCTCTCGACCGAGGACCTCGATTCGATGGCGCTGGTCGGTCCCCACGCCGACGAACCGAAAGTCGGTGGCGGCGGGAGTTCGGAGGTCGATCCCTCTTCGAAGATCGGTCCGCTCGACGGCATCAAGTACCGCGTCGATGGGGACGTCGACGTGTCCTTCGAGCGCGGTGGCCCGCCCGTCCAGGGTGGCGACGACCGGGATGTCACCGTCTGGAATCTCTCCGCGGAGACCGTCGCCGATTCGGTGTTCGGTGACGACGACGACCCAGCAGACGTCTCCGTCGCCCCGGCCGTCGAGGCCGCCGAGGACGCAGATGTCGCCGTCGTTGTGGTTCAAGACGCCGCAACCGAGGACTTCGACCGGCCGCTTTCGCTGCCCAACAATCAGGACGAACTCGTCTCGGCGGTCGCCGAGGTCGCCGAGGAAACCGTCGTCGTCCTGCGGACGGCTGGCCCCGTCGAAATGCCCTGGGCCGACGAGGTCGAGGCCATCGTCGAGGCCTGGTATCCCGGCCAAGAGGACGGACGCGTCGTCGCGTCGATCCTATTCGGCGACGCCGAGCCCTCGGGTCGACTGCCGGTCACGTTCGGCGAGCGCCCCGGCGATTACTCCGTGAACACCCGCCGACAACACCCCGGCATCGACTTCGAGGCGGAGTACTCCGAAGGCGTGTTCGTCGGTTACCGACACTTCGACAACGCGGATATCGAGCCGCTGTTTCCGTTCGGCCACGGTTTGAGTTACACCGACTTCGAATACACGGACGTGTCCGTCGAGTCGGGCGATGGCCCCACAGCGACCGTCGAGGTGACCGTCGAGAACGTCGGCGGTCGGGACGGCTACGAGGTCGTCCAGGCGTATCTCGGCCAGGACGATCCCTCCGTCGAGCGGCCGCCCAAGGAACTCGCGGCCTTCGAGTCGGTCGAACTCGCCGCTGGCGAAGAAACGACTATCACGCTGTCCATCGAGGAACGGGACTTCGCTTACTACGACGAAGACGGCGCGGCCTGGACGGTCGACGATGGCGAGTACACGGTATCTGTCGGTCGATCCTCACGAAATATCGTCGCCATCGAGACGATCACTGTCGAGTAA
- a CDS encoding DUF5794 domain-containing protein — MSSSRHPIALAIERRVGGAGRLLATVMCLPLVDGVFPALILAGAVSNAAGILEVGLLVFGGSATVAVILADFDGTPREQVLTVLGVGAIVLPVAAIEAALAPAIKSMLDLAIFERFAGLVILAIAAKTASARIGDWLPRPGVVVALGLVASLDLSGAQLAVTTDIGLIARGTAAAGVGVGFALLVAIFGPWLRTTIDIDRFRFGSAVALGVLVLSIYGLIPTDAPLPLAVLVIAVLLSLDPGSDPEPRRSEPATDGGQPTVHRDDEGDSKPPAADSSPGVPDVSDDDESRSRQAPWL; from the coding sequence ATGAGTAGCTCCAGACATCCGATCGCGCTGGCCATCGAGCGACGGGTCGGTGGCGCCGGTCGATTACTCGCGACTGTCATGTGTCTCCCTCTGGTTGACGGCGTCTTCCCGGCACTGATACTTGCCGGTGCTGTGAGCAACGCGGCCGGCATTCTCGAAGTCGGCTTGCTCGTCTTCGGCGGCAGTGCGACCGTGGCCGTCATCCTCGCTGATTTCGATGGAACGCCCCGTGAACAAGTCTTGACCGTTCTAGGTGTCGGGGCGATCGTACTTCCCGTCGCGGCGATCGAAGCCGCCCTCGCCCCAGCGATCAAGAGTATGCTCGATCTGGCGATCTTCGAGCGATTTGCCGGACTGGTCATCCTCGCGATTGCCGCCAAAACCGCGAGTGCCCGCATCGGTGACTGGCTCCCCCGGCCGGGAGTCGTCGTTGCCCTTGGATTGGTAGCGAGCCTCGATCTCTCCGGGGCACAACTGGCCGTCACGACCGACATAGGGCTGATCGCGCGCGGGACGGCCGCGGCGGGTGTTGGCGTCGGGTTCGCCCTGTTGGTCGCGATATTCGGCCCGTGGCTGCGAACGACCATCGACATCGACCGCTTCCGATTCGGTAGCGCCGTCGCACTGGGCGTGCTGGTACTGTCGATCTACGGGCTGATCCCGACGGACGCCCCCCTCCCGCTTGCAGTACTGGTGATCGCTGTCCTCCTGTCCCTGGACCCCGGTTCGGATCCGGAACCACGCCGGTCCGAGCCAGCCACTGACGGCGGTCAGCCGACAGTCCACAGAGACGATGAAGGCGACTCGAAACCGCCCGCGGCCGATTCGTCGCCGGGAGTCCCGGACGTCTCTGATGACGATGAGTCGCGTTCTCGACAGGCCCCGTGGCTGTGA
- a CDS encoding DNA-3-methyladenine glycosylase: MTDAYNHLRTDPRLASLIDEHGELTVEPAENCFARLVVSIVRQQLSIESASVIRQRLFDHFEVTPTNLQHVPAADLADVGLSRQKAETITRVATVFDERDYSVSSFDAMDDEQVLEELTKISGIGPWTAKMFLLYALGREDVFPVEDLGIRRGMQALYDTDMTRTEMVDHAESWRPYRSIASLYLWRVVD, from the coding sequence ATGACTGACGCATACAACCACCTCCGGACCGACCCCCGATTGGCATCGCTGATAGACGAACACGGCGAATTGACCGTCGAACCCGCCGAAAACTGCTTTGCACGACTGGTCGTCTCGATCGTTCGCCAACAGCTCTCGATCGAATCAGCTTCGGTGATTCGTCAGCGGCTGTTCGACCACTTCGAAGTCACCCCGACGAACTTACAGCACGTCCCCGCCGCAGACCTCGCCGATGTGGGGCTGTCCCGCCAGAAAGCCGAGACCATCACTCGTGTCGCCACTGTGTTCGACGAACGCGACTATTCGGTCTCCTCTTTCGACGCCATGGACGACGAGCAGGTGCTCGAAGAACTGACCAAGATATCCGGCATCGGCCCGTGGACCGCCAAAATGTTCTTGCTGTACGCCCTCGGTCGTGAGGACGTGTTTCCGGTCGAAGACCTCGGCATCCGCCGCGGGATGCAGGCCCTCTACGACACTGATATGACCCGCACAGAGATGGTCGACCACGCCGAGTCGTGGCGTCCCTATCGGTCGATCGCGTCGCTGTACCTCTGGCGGGTCGTCGACTGA
- a CDS encoding NAD(P)/FAD-dependent oxidoreductase has product MTERICIVGGGIAGAGAAHALDDADTTVYEMDTVGGRMASRRRSGCIFDFGANYLEVGDEDLQAVIETAASDVLVEIETPVWRFDADGEVAPGQTPQNPRWTTREGLDGIVRGMIEASDATLEVGVGVTRLERLADGWRVTTDEGQEDFDSVVLAVPGASASVLFETADWDDPLRERLATTADEIPYRTMDTVALHYPFEIETEFFGLVSEEGVYDVAWISNEGHKPGHVPDGEGIVIVQFGPGWAVTHPQTSPAAAAEAATQRAVELLDDDRLEEPTWWEYQRWGAAVPTRGPDESLVEDALDADLALAGDWVEGIGRTRAALRSGLEAGRALR; this is encoded by the coding sequence ATGACCGAACGCATCTGTATCGTCGGCGGCGGCATCGCCGGGGCTGGAGCGGCCCACGCACTCGATGACGCCGACACGACAGTCTACGAGATGGACACTGTTGGAGGTCGCATGGCGAGTCGGCGCCGGAGCGGCTGTATCTTCGACTTCGGTGCCAACTACCTCGAAGTCGGTGACGAGGACTTACAGGCCGTCATCGAGACCGCAGCAAGCGACGTCCTCGTCGAGATCGAGACCCCAGTCTGGCGCTTCGACGCCGACGGCGAGGTGGCACCCGGACAGACGCCGCAAAATCCCCGGTGGACGACCCGTGAGGGCCTCGATGGGATCGTCCGTGGCATGATCGAAGCGAGTGACGCCACTCTCGAAGTCGGCGTTGGTGTCACCCGTCTCGAACGACTCGCCGATGGCTGGCGAGTGACGACCGACGAGGGACAAGAAGACTTCGATTCGGTCGTGTTGGCAGTCCCCGGCGCATCGGCGTCAGTGCTGTTCGAGACGGCTGACTGGGACGATCCGCTCCGGGAGCGATTGGCCACGACCGCAGACGAGATTCCGTACCGGACGATGGACACCGTCGCGCTGCACTATCCCTTCGAAATCGAGACCGAGTTCTTCGGGCTCGTCAGCGAGGAGGGCGTCTACGACGTCGCGTGGATCTCGAACGAAGGGCACAAACCGGGTCACGTGCCGGACGGCGAAGGAATAGTCATCGTCCAGTTCGGCCCGGGGTGGGCAGTAACCCATCCCCAGACGTCACCGGCGGCCGCTGCCGAGGCGGCGACCCAGCGGGCCGTGGAACTGCTCGATGACGACCGACTCGAAGAGCCGACCTGGTGGGAGTATCAGCGCTGGGGGGCCGCGGTCCCGACGCGTGGACCGGACGAATCGCTGGTCGAAGACGCCCTCGACGCGGACCTCGCGCTTGCTGGGGACTGGGTCGAAGGAATCGGACGGACGCGGGCCGCTCTTCGGAGTGGCCTCGAAGCCGGTCGCGCGCTCCGGTGA
- a CDS encoding type IV pilin, whose protein sequence is MDLKRLFDADDRGVSPVIGVILMVAITVILAAVIATFVMNMGPPEDQAPQASWSIDYENDNVTISHDNGEAAQAKELSVKLAVNGSVVDTYEYSNSSGAPFAEDAEISASSTDFSIGDGDAVTSKNKTSPGLDMGNVTSVELIWESSSADKSSTLKKWEN, encoded by the coding sequence ATGGATCTGAAACGACTATTCGACGCGGACGATCGAGGCGTTTCGCCGGTCATCGGGGTTATCCTGATGGTCGCGATTACAGTAATTCTGGCTGCCGTCATTGCAACCTTCGTGATGAACATGGGGCCGCCCGAGGATCAGGCACCCCAGGCCAGCTGGTCGATCGACTACGAGAACGACAACGTGACCATTTCGCACGATAACGGGGAGGCGGCTCAGGCAAAAGAACTGAGTGTCAAACTCGCAGTGAATGGTTCTGTTGTGGACACATACGAGTACTCAAATAGCTCTGGTGCCCCCTTCGCCGAAGATGCTGAAATCTCAGCATCGTCGACGGACTTTTCGATCGGCGATGGCGATGCTGTGACTTCCAAGAACAAAACCAGTCCGGGACTGGACATGGGCAACGTCACCTCGGTCGAACTCATCTGGGAGTCCAGCAGCGCGGACAAGTCCAGTACGCTGAAGAAGTGGGAAAACTGA
- a CDS encoding response regulator, with amino-acid sequence MTETITVMLVDEDQDILDITSTFLEREDDALDVLTVTETATALETIQAEPAAVDCVISDYSMPEMTGVEFFHAVRDVAPTVPFFFFTGRDRQQIDAELGEQSVTGYVQKGTGTDRYADLATEIRDAVEA; translated from the coding sequence ATGACGGAGACGATCACAGTCATGTTGGTCGACGAGGATCAGGATATCCTCGATATTACCTCGACGTTTCTCGAACGGGAAGACGACGCGTTGGACGTACTGACGGTGACCGAGACGGCAACGGCCCTCGAAACCATCCAAGCGGAGCCGGCGGCTGTCGATTGTGTAATCAGTGATTACAGCATGCCGGAGATGACCGGCGTCGAGTTTTTCCACGCTGTCCGTGACGTTGCTCCTACCGTTCCGTTTTTCTTTTTCACCGGTCGTGACCGCCAACAGATCGACGCCGAACTCGGCGAGCAGTCAGTCACCGGCTACGTCCAGAAGGGGACCGGTACCGACCGGTATGCCGACCTGGCGACGGAGATCCGTGACGCGGTCGAAGCCTGA
- a CDS encoding PQQ-binding-like beta-propeller repeat protein produces MSKLRLHYYRREVLGTCCGLALAGCTQPIFSAEQHLEASYTEDWPSVQFDPQNTGTVSGTVPREIERQWLKETGGEGVSSIVVDDGVLVATGDVATQYHGVAQYELNGGLRWKNELPGPVSASPVGHGQVVYVPTETSGGGRLLAFRTTDGERLWTVDVQGEQLFSPTVADETVFLRTTDRLLTVDAESGEISRSRRLPTFEVDTLQARMDIAPAVIENTVCVPSENEVWAIDRDSNERRWRVPLQKVRAGPTVAGQIAVLSSVKGGIVAVDVESGQQRWRRSDLTSWTSPAVTETALYATDGFDLVKLDRESGEGSAKRSLQGDIYSSPIVVGDTVIAGSIDTDVAAFDTDLQTERWSVAESSIVHSSHAVAGQSILVTSRDGKLRAFQPPA; encoded by the coding sequence ATGTCCAAATTGCGTCTCCACTACTATCGGCGCGAAGTACTTGGTACCTGTTGTGGGCTCGCTCTCGCGGGCTGTACGCAACCGATCTTCTCTGCAGAACAGCACCTAGAAGCATCATATACGGAGGATTGGCCGTCAGTCCAGTTCGATCCACAGAACACGGGCACCGTGTCGGGCACAGTCCCACGCGAGATCGAACGCCAGTGGCTGAAAGAGACCGGCGGTGAAGGCGTCTCCTCCATCGTCGTCGACGACGGCGTCCTCGTGGCGACGGGCGACGTTGCCACCCAGTATCACGGTGTCGCCCAGTACGAATTGAACGGCGGGTTACGATGGAAGAACGAACTCCCGGGACCCGTCAGCGCGAGTCCAGTTGGACACGGCCAGGTGGTCTACGTCCCGACTGAAACGTCCGGTGGCGGCCGGCTGCTGGCCTTTCGAACGACCGACGGTGAACGGCTGTGGACTGTCGACGTACAGGGCGAGCAGTTGTTCTCGCCGACGGTCGCCGACGAGACGGTGTTCCTGCGCACGACAGACCGGCTGCTGACCGTCGACGCTGAATCGGGAGAGATCTCGCGTTCCCGGCGTCTGCCGACCTTCGAGGTCGACACGTTGCAGGCACGGATGGACATCGCGCCGGCGGTGATCGAGAACACAGTGTGCGTCCCGAGCGAGAACGAGGTCTGGGCTATCGACCGAGACTCGAACGAGCGTCGGTGGAGAGTCCCCTTACAGAAGGTGCGAGCTGGGCCCACCGTAGCCGGCCAAATAGCAGTACTGTCGAGCGTGAAAGGAGGTATCGTGGCCGTGGACGTCGAGAGCGGCCAGCAGCGGTGGCGACGGAGCGACCTCACGTCGTGGACATCTCCAGCGGTAACGGAGACCGCACTCTACGCGACCGACGGGTTCGATCTCGTCAAACTGGATCGCGAGAGTGGCGAAGGCAGTGCGAAGCGATCACTCCAGGGCGACATCTACTCGTCGCCGATCGTCGTCGGCGACACTGTCATCGCCGGTTCGATCGATACGGACGTGGCGGCGTTCGATACCGACCTGCAGACCGAACGGTGGTCGGTCGCGGAATCCTCTATAGTCCACTCGTCTCACGCTGTTGCAGGTCAAAGTATCCTCGTGACGAGTCGGGACGGAAAGCTCCGGGCATTCCAACCACCAGCGTGA
- a CDS encoding ATP-binding protein gives MGEDDTRTITVAETSDGHGGTTEPGQSVSLPVVELLTGRGFITGKSGSGKSNSASVIAEKLLDEGFGLLIVDIDGEYYGLKEEYEILHAGGDEECDIQVTTDHAEKLASLALEQNVPIILDVSSFLDETTAQELLTAVSRQLFAKAKKCKQPFLMLVEEIHEYIPEKGGVDECGQMLIKIGKRGRKHGLGIAGISQRPADVKKDFITQCDWLVWHRLTWNNDTKVVRRILDAGYADAVESLDDGEAFMMNDWNERVQRVQFHRKQTFDAGATPGLDDFERPDLKSVSDDLVSELQSISDHQQETEDRIAELKEQLDRKNSRIAELERELQDARDMSRMADQFVDALVDHVDGANPGRTEQQKLRASHSRTTESDAGEDPVQRELVADGDATTADSNGADSADVVADAIESFEEFDPASAGGAETDSDGSETVTASQAPSDHTTPSIEELPEFVGRVRAEIRTLEPKTQKMLDYYREQGPASPLDAHFVAGGSGDRTHAYARNRTLRTKDLIEHVGQGAYDYRLETLLEKRGPEDLDPDDLETYVRAVEDSFVEASE, from the coding sequence ATGGGCGAAGACGACACGCGGACGATCACGGTCGCCGAAACCTCCGACGGCCACGGAGGGACGACCGAACCGGGCCAGTCGGTTTCGCTACCAGTCGTCGAACTGCTGACCGGACGCGGATTTATCACTGGCAAGAGCGGGAGTGGGAAGAGTAACTCCGCGTCCGTGATCGCCGAAAAATTGCTGGACGAAGGATTTGGTCTCCTCATCGTCGACATCGACGGCGAATACTACGGTCTCAAAGAAGAATACGAGATACTCCACGCCGGCGGCGACGAGGAGTGTGACATCCAGGTCACGACCGATCACGCCGAGAAACTCGCATCGCTTGCCTTAGAGCAGAACGTCCCGATCATTCTGGACGTTTCGAGCTTTCTCGACGAGACGACGGCCCAGGAGTTGCTGACGGCCGTTTCCCGCCAACTGTTCGCAAAAGCCAAAAAGTGCAAACAGCCGTTCCTCATGCTCGTCGAGGAAATCCACGAGTACATCCCCGAGAAAGGGGGCGTCGACGAGTGTGGGCAAATGCTCATCAAGATCGGCAAGCGGGGGCGCAAACACGGTCTCGGGATCGCGGGAATCAGCCAGCGGCCCGCCGACGTCAAAAAGGACTTTATCACGCAGTGTGACTGGCTCGTCTGGCACCGCCTCACCTGGAACAACGACACGAAAGTCGTCCGCCGGATTCTCGATGCCGGCTACGCCGACGCCGTCGAATCGCTCGATGACGGCGAAGCGTTCATGATGAACGACTGGAACGAACGCGTCCAGCGCGTTCAGTTTCACCGCAAGCAGACGTTCGACGCCGGGGCGACGCCCGGTCTCGACGACTTCGAGCGGCCCGATCTCAAGTCAGTCAGCGACGATCTGGTCTCGGAACTCCAGTCGATCAGCGACCACCAGCAAGAGACCGAAGACCGCATCGCGGAGCTGAAAGAACAACTCGACCGCAAAAACTCTCGGATCGCCGAACTCGAACGCGAGCTACAGGACGCCCGGGACATGAGTCGGATGGCAGACCAGTTCGTCGATGCACTCGTCGATCACGTCGACGGGGCAAATCCCGGACGGACTGAACAACAGAAGCTACGCGCCAGCCACTCACGGACAACCGAAAGTGACGCCGGCGAGGACCCGGTTCAACGGGAACTGGTGGCCGACGGCGACGCGACAACCGCGGATTCGAACGGTGCCGATTCAGCGGACGTGGTGGCCGATGCAATCGAATCCTTCGAGGAATTCGACCCTGCAAGCGCTGGTGGCGCTGAAACAGACTCCGACGGGTCAGAGACCGTTACTGCGTCCCAAGCCCCCAGCGATCACACGACACCGTCGATCGAGGAACTGCCGGAGTTCGTCGGCCGCGTCCGGGCCGAGATTCGCACACTCGAACCGAAGACACAGAAGATGCTCGATTACTACCGCGAACAGGGACCGGCCTCGCCGCTGGACGCCCACTTTGTCGCCGGGGGCTCGGGCGACCGGACCCACGCCTACGCCCGGAATCGAACGCTCCGGACGAAAGACCTCATCGAGCACGTCGGCCAGGGCGCTTACGATTACCGGTTAGAAACGCTGTTGGAAAAACGGGGTCCCGAAGACCTCGATCCCGACGACCTCGAAACGTACGTCCGCGCCGTCGAGGACTCCTTCGTCGAGGCGAGTGAGTGA